The genomic DNA AAGACTTTAATAAAGGTACCGTAGTGTCTGCTGATCAATTACTAAATGGTAAGGCTCCGGGCGTTAGAATAACGAGTGCAGGCGGACAACCAGATGCCAAGCCAAATATCAGAATTAGAGGAGGTGCTTCATTAAGTGCCAATAGCAACCCGCTTATTGTTATTGATGGTATAGCTGTCGATAACTCCAACCCTGCCGGGGTAAACAACCCTTTAACACTCGTAAATCCTAATGATATTGAAAGTTTCAGTATTTTAAAGGATGCTTCTGCAACAGCTATTTATGGGTCAAGAGCATCAAATGGTGTCATAATTATTACCACCAAAAAAGGAACCTCTGGAGAGGTTAAATTTAGTTTCTCTTCAAATATCTCTACTAGTAAGGTAAGTGATAAAATTGATTTATTCGATGGCAATCAATTTGTAGATTTTATCACAACTACATATCCTGGAGAGGTAGATTTATTAGGAGTTCCTGCTGGCTCTGTAAGTACAAACGAAGCCGTTTCTCAAACCATTAATGGGAGAGAAATTTATAATACAGATTGGCAAGATGCTATTTTTAGAACGAGTATGTCTTCAGACTATAATTTTAGTGCAAGGGCTAATCTATTTGAAAAAATCCCATTCAGAGCTTCTATTGGTTATAACAGTACGGAAGGTATTGTAAAAACAAATGACTACGAAAGAATAACCGCTTCATTAAAATTTACGCCTAAATTTTTTGAAGATCATTTAAAGGTAGATATTAATGCTAAATCCATTTTTGTAGATAAAAATAATATAGACAATGATGGTGCTTTAGGTAGTGCTGTTTCTTTCGATCCAACAAAACCGGTATTCGATAACAATTCCCCTTTTGGTGGTTTTTATACCAATTTAAGCAGTCAATCAAATATTGACGGCGCTAGTAATCCATTAGCTTTATTGTTACAACGTAGCAGGCCTGAGAAAGTAAGTAAAATTTTAGGTAATATAGAATTCGACTATAAAATGCATTTTCTTCCAGAATTAAGAGCTGTTTTAAATTTAGGTATTGAAGCTTCAAAAGCCGAAATTGAAGAAAGCTACACAGATAATGCACTTGCAACATATCGATTTGACAATACAACTTCAGATCCAGACAATAATATATTTAATTATGTTTTCAATCCTGGTGTAAACTATAGAGAAAATCAAGACATTACAAATACAACACTGGAATCTTATTTAGTATATAGAAAAGAGTTCGATAATTCTTTTTTAAACAGCTTTGATATTCAGGGTGGTTACAGTTATCAAAACTTTAAAAACGATGGTAACAAAGAACAATATGTATACGATGATGATACCGGATTGAGAAAAATCAGCCCAAGAAACGATGATACCTATTTTAATGAATTAAACTTACAATCATTTTTCGGACGTTCAAATATTAATTTATTCAATAAATATTTAGTTACAATATCATTTAGAGCAGATGGTTCTTCATTGTTTAGAAAAGACAAACGTTGGGGATACTTCCCTGCAGCTGCCTTAGCCTGGAAACTTAAAGAGGAATCTTTTTTTAAAAGTGCTGATTTTATAAATGATGTTAAAATTCGTATTGGTTGGGGGGAAACGGGGCAACAGGATATTACTGGCATCGCTGGATTTTACCCTTCTACACCATTATTCGAAGCAGGGTCTAGTACAAGTCAATACTTATCAGGCGTAGCCATTTATAACGCAAAAGCTTTTAATGATGATTTAACTTGGGAAAAAACAACAACATACAATGCTGGAATAGATTTCGACTTTTTCAAAAACAGCATACTCTCTGGTTCTTTCGATATTTTTAAAAGAGAAACTACTGATTTATTAGTAAAAGCACCAGTAGGTCCAGGGCAAGGATTAACAAACGTATTTCCAAAAAATGTTGGAGAAACTGAAAGTGAAGGTTTTGAATTAAATCTAAATTTAAATGCCATACGAAAAGATAACATTAGCTTTTCTTTAAATGGTAATATAGCTTACAATAAAACAGAAATTGTAAGTCTTAAAGATGTTACTGTTATTGATTCTCCAGACTCAGGAATACCAACAGGTACAGGTGTAAACCTAGCATTTAACGTAGTGGGTCTGGAAGCACATTCTGCTTGGGTATTTAAACAGATTTATGATCTTGACGGGAGACCTATTTTAGGAGCCTTTGTCGATCTTAATGATGATGGTACTATAGATAACGACGATAGATATTACACCCCTTTAAGACCTAACTGGACTTTTGGTTTTGGATTTAATTTTAACTACAAAAACTGGGATTTAAGTTCTAGTTTTAGAGGACAATTAGATGGAAAAATGTATAATGCAAGACGATTAAGCAGAGGGTATACAGAGGCAGCCTTACCAAATAATACGGTTAATTTAAGTAACACATTAAATTTCTTTTCTGGTGCTGCTGATCCAAACTTCATAAACAGAAGAGGTAATATTCCATTCTCAGATTACTACATTGAGGATGCATCTTTCTTAAGATGTGAAAATATTGTTTTGGGTTACACATTCAATCAACTTTTTAAAAACACCAATTTAAAATTATATGCGGCTGTTAACAATGCATTTTTAATTACTAATTATTCTGGTCAGGATCCAGAAAACTTTAATGCTATTGATGATAACTTTTATCCAAGACCAAGAGTATACTCTTTTGGTGTAAATCTTGATTTTTAAAAAATAGAACTATGAAAAATATTTTAAACTTCTTTTTTAGCTTATGCATACTTCTTGTAGTTTCAAGTTGTACAGATGATCTAAATACAGAACCTAAAGTAGAATTATCTTTAGACGAGTTATTAGCACAAGATCCAAATGCAGTAGAAGGTATTGTATCCAGGCTTTATGCCTCTTTTGCGTTGTCTGGCGTACAAGGGCCTGATAAGTCTGATATTAGTGATAATGCAGGGGAATCTCCTTTTCTAAGAGGAATAATAAATCTTCAAGACTTTACTGCAGATGGTATGAAAAACCGTTGGGGTGATGATGGTCTAGACCAGCTTACTACGACTTCCGATTGGGATGAAAACAATAAATTTTTCAGATACTTATTCAATAGAGTTTATTTTACAATTCCGCAGTGTAATAACCTACTTGCTGTTGCAAATAATATAAGTATTGAAAACAAGGAATCTGTCATTGCAGAGGTACGATTTTTAAGAGCCCTAGCCTATTACTATCTAATAGATACTTTTGGAAAAGGTGTTTTGGCTACGGAAGAAAACTTTGGAGATTCTGCACCACTTCCTGAAGCTTCAAGAGCAGAGTTGTTTGCTTTTGTTGAAGCAGAATTAATAGAAGTAGAAGCTAATTTACCAGCTACAAACTCTTACGGTAGAGCTTCTAAAGCAGCTGGACAAATGCTATTGGCAAAACTTTACATGAATGCTGAAGTGTATGTAGGTACATCAAGATATGATGATGCTCTCGTTTTAATTAATAAAGTAATTGATGAAGGTGGCTTTAGTCTTGCTCCAAATTTTGTAAGTCTTTTTTCGGCAGATAATGATACATCTCCAGAAATAATATTCCCTTTAATTGCAGATGCAGACACAAGTCAAAGTTTTGGAAATACCACATATATTGTTAACGGAAGTTTAAGTACAGAAACGATGGTACTTGCAGACTTTGGAGCTAATGATGGCTGGACCGGGCACAGAGCCACTAAAGCATGGTATGGTCTATATGGAGATCTAGGAACTTCAACTGATGATAGAGCTAGTTTGTTCTGGACAACAGGACACAACTTCGAAATGGCAGATTACAGAGAATGGACAGATGGATATCCTTCTGTTAAATTTAGAAATACAAACTTTAACGGTGCTTCTACAGTTACAGCCTTTTCCGGTACAGATTTCCCGCTATTTAGATTAGCTGATACTTACTTAATGTATGCAGAGTGTACACTTAGAGGAGCTTCAGGAGGCGCTATGAATACTGCGCTACAATATGTAAATGCTGTAAGATCACGCTCGAATGCCAGTACCATTACACAATCAGAATTAACACTGGATTTTTTAATTGACGAACGTGGCAGAGAACTAAACCTAGAAGGTCACAGAAGAAGCGACTTAATTCGTTTTGGAATGTTTACAGGTAATAGTTATATCTGGCCTTGGAAAGGAAATGTTGCCGGAGGAACTTCAATTCCTGATAGTTATAGATTATTTCCTATTCCATTAGCTGCTATGCAAGCAAATCCAAATTTAACCCAAAACCCAGGGTTCTAACAACTAACTTTTAAAGACAACTACAATGAAAAACATAAAAATTATAACACTATTAATAATAGCTCTTATAGGTTTCTATTCGTGTAACGATGATGACGAATTAGTTTTTACTGCCAGTGAAGCAGAAGGTTTAGTATTTAATACCACTTTCTTAAACAACTACGTATTAAATTCTAGTTTGAACAGTAATTTAGCAGAACGTTTTACTTGGGGCAGCGCTGATTTTGATGTTCCAACCGAAGTTAGTTATAGTCTAGAGGCTGCTACAATGGCAGACTTTAGCGATTATATTGGTGATGATA from Flavivirga abyssicola includes the following:
- a CDS encoding RagB/SusD family nutrient uptake outer membrane protein encodes the protein MKNILNFFFSLCILLVVSSCTDDLNTEPKVELSLDELLAQDPNAVEGIVSRLYASFALSGVQGPDKSDISDNAGESPFLRGIINLQDFTADGMKNRWGDDGLDQLTTTSDWDENNKFFRYLFNRVYFTIPQCNNLLAVANNISIENKESVIAEVRFLRALAYYYLIDTFGKGVLATEENFGDSAPLPEASRAELFAFVEAELIEVEANLPATNSYGRASKAAGQMLLAKLYMNAEVYVGTSRYDDALVLINKVIDEGGFSLAPNFVSLFSADNDTSPEIIFPLIADADTSQSFGNTTYIVNGSLSTETMVLADFGANDGWTGHRATKAWYGLYGDLGTSTDDRASLFWTTGHNFEMADYREWTDGYPSVKFRNTNFNGASTVTAFSGTDFPLFRLADTYLMYAECTLRGASGGAMNTALQYVNAVRSRSNASTITQSELTLDFLIDERGRELNLEGHRRSDLIRFGMFTGNSYIWPWKGNVAGGTSIPDSYRLFPIPLAAMQANPNLTQNPGF
- a CDS encoding SusC/RagA family TonB-linked outer membrane protein; protein product: MKSFTKQLLFFMLVLPVYIFGQNTLKGTVTELPNSIPLPGVNVVIKGTTTGTTTDFDGNYQIQVNNGDIIMFSYIGYQSQEIQYTGQASLNIQLAEDTAQLEEIVIIGYGSVKKEDLTGSVDVVSSKDFNKGTVVSADQLLNGKAPGVRITSAGGQPDAKPNIRIRGGASLSANSNPLIVIDGIAVDNSNPAGVNNPLTLVNPNDIESFSILKDASATAIYGSRASNGVIIITTKKGTSGEVKFSFSSNISTSKVSDKIDLFDGNQFVDFITTTYPGEVDLLGVPAGSVSTNEAVSQTINGREIYNTDWQDAIFRTSMSSDYNFSARANLFEKIPFRASIGYNSTEGIVKTNDYERITASLKFTPKFFEDHLKVDINAKSIFVDKNNIDNDGALGSAVSFDPTKPVFDNNSPFGGFYTNLSSQSNIDGASNPLALLLQRSRPEKVSKILGNIEFDYKMHFLPELRAVLNLGIEASKAEIEESYTDNALATYRFDNTTSDPDNNIFNYVFNPGVNYRENQDITNTTLESYLVYRKEFDNSFLNSFDIQGGYSYQNFKNDGNKEQYVYDDDTGLRKISPRNDDTYFNELNLQSFFGRSNINLFNKYLVTISFRADGSSLFRKDKRWGYFPAAALAWKLKEESFFKSADFINDVKIRIGWGETGQQDITGIAGFYPSTPLFEAGSSTSQYLSGVAIYNAKAFNDDLTWEKTTTYNAGIDFDFFKNSILSGSFDIFKRETTDLLVKAPVGPGQGLTNVFPKNVGETESEGFELNLNLNAIRKDNISFSLNGNIAYNKTEIVSLKDVTVIDSPDSGIPTGTGVNLAFNVVGLEAHSAWVFKQIYDLDGRPILGAFVDLNDDGTIDNDDRYYTPLRPNWTFGFGFNFNYKNWDLSSSFRGQLDGKMYNARRLSRGYTEAALPNNTVNLSNTLNFFSGAADPNFINRRGNIPFSDYYIEDASFLRCENIVLGYTFNQLFKNTNLKLYAAVNNAFLITNYSGQDPENFNAIDDNFYPRPRVYSFGVNLDF